One genomic window of Candidatus Kuenenia stuttgartiensis includes the following:
- a CDS encoding RimK family protein codes for MATHIVLVENYKDWNPHYSDALVVTAKDYVAHQEYLKIKDIKIVNLCRSYRYLSLGYYCSLLAEARRHKVIPSVKTINDLSSKSIYSLNVEDLDVSVQKSLKKRTKHLAETATSFDYMIYFGQCEENDLQELARQLFDMFRCPILKVEFRFQGKWNIFAIKPSYVHNLIQGQEAIFFQAFNDYLTKRWQTPKVKNKEKYDLAILYNPTEQLPPSNQRSLQKFIKIGKKLDVNVDLIEKKDYSKLAEYDALFIRETTRINHHTFRFAKKAENEGMVVIDDPDSIVKCTNKVYLFEILSANKVPVPKTILLQKKDINRIIKALELKFSYPIVLKIPDSSFSRGVIKADNLDELKEITSRLFEESDLILAQEFLYTPFDWRIGILNRVPIYACQYFMSKKHWQIIQHGPDGRFTGGDFKTFHVEDVPQDVIYIAVKAANLIGNGLYGVDLKKTDKGVLVMEINDNPTIDVGVEDGCLGDKLYRIIIEEFIRRLSMKNGEKHEK; via the coding sequence ATGGCAACTCATATTGTGTTAGTGGAAAATTATAAGGATTGGAATCCTCATTATTCTGATGCATTAGTAGTGACTGCAAAAGATTATGTAGCACACCAGGAATATTTGAAAATAAAAGATATAAAAATTGTTAATTTATGCCGTAGCTACCGGTACCTGAGTCTAGGGTATTATTGTTCGCTTCTTGCGGAAGCACGACGGCACAAAGTGATCCCCTCCGTAAAAACGATCAATGATCTGAGCAGTAAGTCAATTTATAGCCTCAACGTAGAAGACCTCGACGTATCCGTTCAAAAAAGCTTAAAGAAGAGAACGAAACACCTGGCGGAAACGGCGACGTCATTTGATTACATGATATATTTCGGGCAATGCGAAGAGAATGATTTGCAGGAACTCGCACGGCAATTATTCGACATGTTTCGCTGTCCGATCCTCAAAGTAGAGTTTCGTTTTCAGGGCAAGTGGAATATTTTTGCGATAAAACCTTCATACGTGCATAATCTTATCCAAGGGCAGGAAGCTATTTTTTTTCAGGCATTCAATGACTATTTAACAAAACGCTGGCAAACGCCTAAAGTAAAAAACAAAGAAAAGTATGACCTTGCAATTTTATATAATCCGACGGAACAATTACCTCCTTCCAACCAACGGTCTCTCCAAAAATTCATCAAGATTGGGAAAAAACTCGACGTTAACGTTGATTTAATTGAAAAAAAAGACTATTCAAAACTCGCGGAATATGATGCCCTGTTTATTCGTGAGACAACAAGGATTAATCATCATACGTTCCGATTTGCGAAAAAAGCGGAAAATGAAGGCATGGTCGTCATAGATGATCCCGATTCAATTGTGAAATGTACCAATAAGGTATATCTCTTTGAAATACTTTCCGCCAATAAAGTACCTGTCCCTAAAACGATATTGTTGCAGAAAAAAGATATTAATAGAATAATAAAAGCGCTCGAATTAAAGTTTTCTTATCCGATTGTTTTGAAAATACCTGATAGTTCATTTTCAAGGGGAGTAATAAAAGCAGATAACCTTGACGAATTAAAAGAAATAACAAGCCGCCTGTTTGAAGAATCCGATTTGATTCTGGCACAGGAATTTTTATATACCCCATTTGACTGGCGTATAGGCATTTTAAATCGTGTCCCGATATATGCCTGCCAGTATTTCATGTCGAAAAAGCACTGGCAAATCATACAACATGGCCCTGATGGCCGTTTTACCGGGGGAGACTTTAAAACATTTCATGTTGAAGACGTTCCGCAGGATGTTATTTACATTGCCGTAAAAGCTGCAAATCTCATCGGCAACGGATTGTATGGAGTGGATTTAAAGAAGACCGACAAGGGAGTGCTGGTGATGGAGATAAATGATAATCCTACCATTGACGTAGGTGTAGAAGATGGCTGTTTAGGCGATAAATTGTATCGGATTATTATTGAAGAATTCATTAGAAGACTGAGCATGAAAAACGGCGAAAAGCATGAAAAATAG
- a CDS encoding SDR family oxidoreductase, translating into MSTELHAVTGAFGFSGRYIARNLLDRGRNVITLTNSLHRPNPFGESVKAYPFNFDKPEKLAESLSGVSVLYNTYWVRFNYKTFGYSTAIQNTFALFETAKKAGVKRIVHTSITNPSESSPYEYFRDKAIIEKNLIESGISYAILRPAVLFGKEGILINNIAWALRKFPFFSIFGEGNYRLQPIYVNDFAILAVEQGEKSENTIINAIGPETFSYRDLVTEIGDIIGKKRLFISVSPFIGYCLALIIGKFVHDVLITKDEIEGLMDDLLYVDAPPAGNTKLTEWARENASILGKQYESELARRRIK; encoded by the coding sequence ATGAGTACTGAATTACATGCCGTCACCGGAGCATTCGGATTTTCCGGAAGATATATTGCAAGAAACTTATTAGACCGCGGGCGTAATGTCATTACCCTCACCAATTCCTTGCATCGCCCTAACCCTTTTGGTGAAAGTGTAAAGGCGTATCCTTTTAATTTTGACAAGCCAGAGAAACTTGCGGAATCATTAAGTGGTGTTTCAGTGCTCTACAACACCTATTGGGTTCGTTTTAATTACAAGACTTTTGGTTACTCCACTGCGATACAAAATACTTTTGCCCTGTTCGAAACGGCTAAAAAAGCCGGAGTAAAAAGAATAGTACACACGAGTATAACGAACCCTTCCGAAAGTTCACCGTATGAGTATTTCAGGGATAAGGCAATAATCGAAAAAAACCTTATAGAATCCGGTATTTCGTATGCTATTTTACGTCCGGCTGTCTTGTTCGGAAAGGAAGGCATTTTGATCAACAACATTGCGTGGGCGTTGCGAAAATTTCCCTTTTTTAGTATATTCGGCGAGGGCAATTATCGTTTACAACCAATTTACGTAAATGATTTTGCCATATTGGCGGTGGAGCAAGGTGAAAAGAGCGAAAATACCATTATTAATGCCATCGGACCTGAAACATTTTCTTATCGTGATTTGGTTACGGAAATTGGCGACATCATTGGTAAAAAGAGACTTTTTATTTCAGTTTCTCCCTTCATTGGATATTGCCTTGCACTAATTATCGGGAAATTTGTCCATGATGTTTTGATAACAAAAGATGAAATAGAAGGGCTTATGGATGACTTGCTTTACGTTGATGCACCTCCGGCGGGCAATACAAAATTAACCGAATGGGCGAGGGAAAATGCATCAATACTGGGAAAACAATACGAAAGCGAACTTGCGAGAAGAAGAATAAAATAA
- a CDS encoding aminotransferase class V-fold PLP-dependent enzyme, which translates to MIYLDNAATSYPKPEIVYTSMDTFYRTMGANPGRSGHRMAVTVEREIENTRKIIADFLAIKDPNRFVFTFNATDAINMGIKGLLKTGDHAITSYLEHNAVSRALNGLAQDNKITVTKVKNSSDGFINPDDVKNAITPKTRLIVLTHATNVLGTIQPIKEIGLIAKERDIVFMVDAAQTTGVCEIDVNECNIDMLAFTGHKAPFGPTGTGGLYIHERIKLRPWREGGTGFEPASLTQPEEMPFRLESGTPNTVGIVGLKAGIEYVVSKGTHTIRAHERKLIQKIINALQNDERFILYGTKDVSRKVGILSINIKGYTAAEAGAILDQSFTIAVRPGLHCAPFVHQQMGTYPDGTIRISPGFFNTEEEIDILISALNDIANETIH; encoded by the coding sequence ATGATCTATTTAGATAATGCAGCAACAAGTTATCCGAAACCAGAAATTGTATATACGTCAATGGATACCTTTTACAGGACAATGGGGGCTAACCCCGGACGTTCCGGCCACAGGATGGCAGTCACCGTAGAACGTGAAATTGAGAATACAAGAAAGATAATTGCGGATTTTCTTGCCATAAAGGACCCAAACAGGTTTGTATTTACCTTCAATGCAACTGATGCGATAAATATGGGCATAAAAGGGTTACTCAAAACAGGCGATCATGCAATTACTTCTTATCTTGAACATAACGCTGTATCCCGCGCATTAAACGGATTAGCACAAGATAATAAAATAACCGTAACAAAGGTGAAAAATTCCTCTGATGGTTTTATTAATCCTGACGACGTAAAAAATGCCATTACTCCCAAAACCCGCTTAATCGTTCTCACCCATGCAACAAACGTTCTTGGCACAATTCAACCGATAAAAGAAATTGGTTTGATTGCAAAAGAACGGGATATTGTGTTTATGGTAGATGCAGCGCAAACTACCGGAGTATGTGAAATTGATGTTAATGAATGCAATATTGATATGCTTGCGTTTACGGGACATAAAGCGCCCTTTGGCCCAACGGGAACAGGCGGTCTTTATATCCATGAACGTATTAAGCTTCGTCCATGGAGAGAGGGAGGCACTGGATTTGAACCCGCATCATTAACACAACCGGAAGAAATGCCGTTCCGGCTGGAAAGCGGCACCCCAAATACCGTTGGTATCGTTGGCCTGAAAGCTGGAATTGAATATGTCGTATCAAAGGGTACACACACGATTAGGGCGCATGAACGGAAATTAATTCAAAAAATAATCAATGCCCTTCAAAATGATGAACGATTTATTTTATATGGGACGAAAGATGTATCAAGGAAAGTAGGAATACTTTCAATAAACATAAAAGGATATACTGCAGCAGAAGCAGGGGCAATATTAGATCAATCATTTACTATTGCAGTACGACCCGGACTACATTGCGCACCTTTTGTTCATCAGCAAATGGGTACGTATCCCGATGGCACAATAAGAATTAGTCCTGGTTTTTTTAACACGGAAGAAGAAATAGATATATTAATCTCTGCATTGAATGACATTGCAAATGAAACGATTCATTAA
- a CDS encoding ThiF family adenylyltransferase encodes MSDRYVRQELFSAIGKEGQRKLAHTTVVIIGCGALGCTSANLLVRSGVNRVKIIDRDFIEESNLQRQTLFDEEDLWNNLPKAIAAQKKLQKINSGIIIEAAVTDINPSNIDTNLHNANIIIDGTDNFETRFLINDYCVKNDIPWIYGACIGSTGLTMTIVPGETPCLRCVMQDIPPFGNTETCDTAGILSPAASLIASIQVAEALKILTGNGASINRQLLKFDLWKNEITRLNINNLREINDCKACKNKQYEYLRNEKYSSTTSLCGRNAVQIAPANGSTIDLSTLASRLSTAGNVSFNKYLLRLKVNNYELTAFPDGRTIIAGTNDVITAKGIYAKYIGM; translated from the coding sequence ATGTCTGACCGTTATGTCCGGCAGGAATTATTCTCTGCCATAGGAAAAGAAGGACAAAGAAAACTCGCCCATACGACAGTCGTCATTATTGGCTGCGGCGCATTGGGCTGCACTTCTGCAAATCTCCTGGTACGCAGCGGTGTGAATCGTGTAAAAATAATCGACCGGGATTTTATTGAAGAAAGCAACTTGCAGCGCCAGACATTATTTGATGAAGAAGACCTCTGGAATAATCTACCCAAAGCAATAGCCGCCCAAAAAAAACTACAAAAAATCAACTCCGGCATAATAATAGAAGCAGCCGTCACGGATATTAATCCCTCCAATATCGATACAAACTTACACAATGCAAATATAATCATTGACGGCACCGATAATTTTGAAACCCGGTTTCTCATTAACGATTATTGTGTGAAAAATGACATTCCATGGATTTATGGTGCATGTATTGGCAGCACGGGATTAACGATGACAATCGTTCCCGGAGAAACCCCCTGTTTACGCTGTGTCATGCAGGACATTCCCCCTTTCGGCAATACTGAAACATGTGATACCGCAGGGATACTATCGCCTGCCGCAAGTTTGATCGCCTCGATTCAGGTTGCCGAGGCTTTAAAAATCCTGACTGGCAATGGCGCGTCTATTAACAGGCAGCTTCTCAAATTTGATTTGTGGAAGAATGAGATAACAAGGCTTAATATAAACAACCTCAGAGAAATAAATGATTGTAAGGCCTGTAAAAACAAACAATATGAATATTTAAGGAATGAAAAATACTCTTCAACCACTTCTTTATGCGGACGAAATGCAGTGCAAATCGCACCGGCAAACGGTTCAACGATTGATTTGTCAACGCTTGCCTCGCGTTTGAGTACAGCAGGAAACGTATCTTTTAATAAATATCTGCTACGGTTGAAGGTAAATAATTATGAATTAACGGCCTTCCCTGACGGCAGGACAATTATAGCCGGAACAAATGATGTAATAACGGCAAAAGGTATTTATGCAAAATACATCGGGATGTAA
- a CDS encoding NifU family protein — MKEKIEEALKGIRPALQADGGDIELVDYEDGIVKVRLKGACGSCPSSLATLKYGVEARLKEIIPEIESVELA, encoded by the coding sequence ATGAAGGAAAAAATAGAAGAGGCTCTTAAGGGCATTAGGCCGGCATTACAAGCAGACGGCGGAGATATTGAGCTTGTTGATTATGAAGATGGTATTGTTAAAGTGCGTTTAAAAGGCGCATGTGGTTCATGCCCCAGCTCTCTTGCCACATTGAAATATGGAGTTGAAGCCAGACTTAAGGAAATTATCCCTGAGATTGAATCCGTAGAACTGGCGTAA
- a CDS encoding DUF1858 domain-containing protein, translating to MPETKPKITKKTSIGDVIQNYPETESVVKKYFGAGCYTCPGSKTEDIAFGATMHNVDPEVIIKELNEIIEKHKS from the coding sequence ATGCCGGAAACAAAACCTAAGATAACAAAGAAGACTTCCATAGGCGATGTAATCCAAAATTACCCCGAAACAGAATCCGTTGTAAAAAAGTATTTTGGCGCAGGCTGCTATACCTGCCCCGGTTCTAAAACAGAAGACATTGCATTTGGCGCAACGATGCATAATGTAGATCCGGAAGTTATCATAAAGGAATTAAATGAAATTATCGAAAAACATAAATCATAA
- a CDS encoding cytochrome C assembly family protein gives MFTASHIPFIISIVLYLISSVWSVGHIIKPDLFNKKVARWATVMGFLIHSGYLIFLGIRSNNIPITNVYESFVSLLWCVLFVFINIDYLYKLPSLDTFLMPLVTALSLWALSFDKSDMLITVSLQKFWLVAHIIPIFIGYAAFTISFSLSVMYLTQQRQLKHKIFGRLFNKLPSLEGIDMLIWKTISFGFPLLTLGLVFGTFWVKTQDILGEMWYLDPKVILGLATWLIYAALLHMRLVASFHGTKIALLTIAGFCFVLFTFIGAFFIGSKHAFQKLSTNAAYIEILAANKQQYPKRT, from the coding sequence ATGTTTACGGCATCTCACATTCCATTTATAATAAGCATCGTCTTGTACCTTATTTCATCGGTATGGTCGGTCGGTCACATTATAAAACCTGATTTATTTAACAAAAAAGTGGCCAGATGGGCAACGGTAATGGGCTTTTTAATCCATAGCGGGTATCTCATCTTTCTTGGCATTCGTTCTAACAACATTCCCATCACAAACGTTTATGAATCTTTTGTTTCATTGCTCTGGTGCGTCTTATTTGTCTTTATCAACATAGATTACCTCTATAAATTGCCTTCTCTGGATACCTTTCTCATGCCGCTCGTTACGGCGCTTTCTCTATGGGCGCTCTCTTTTGATAAAAGTGACATGTTGATTACGGTGAGTCTCCAGAAATTCTGGCTTGTTGCCCATATTATTCCTATTTTTATCGGCTATGCGGCTTTTACTATATCGTTTAGTTTGAGCGTAATGTATTTAACACAGCAGAGACAGCTAAAGCATAAAATATTTGGTCGTCTGTTTAACAAACTCCCTTCTTTGGAAGGTATTGATATGCTCATTTGGAAGACTATTTCTTTCGGTTTTCCATTACTTACTCTTGGTTTGGTATTTGGTACGTTCTGGGTAAAGACACAGGATATTTTGGGGGAAATGTGGTATTTGGATCCCAAAGTTATTCTTGGCCTTGCCACATGGCTTATTTATGCCGCCTTATTACACATGCGCCTGGTTGCTTCCTTTCACGGCACAAAGATAGCGTTATTAACGATTGCCGGTTTTTGTTTTGTTCTTTTTACCTTTATCGGAGCATTTTTTATCGGGTCAAAACACGCTTTTCAAAAACTGAGCACTAATGCGGCATATATCGAAATTTTAGCGGCGAATAAACAACAGTACCCTAAGCGGACATAG
- the hemA gene encoding glutamyl-tRNA reductase, whose amino-acid sequence MSILVVGLNHKSAPVDIREKLAFNNNSVSNALSLFSQKYPSSEAVILSTCNRVEMYASSASDAVKLEDILSFLAEFHKIEENEFSQYMYHYKDDRAVMHLFHVSSSIDSMVIGESQILSQVKEAYTLASMEQSTGKILNQLFQQALNISKTIHTNTSIGQGKVSISSVAVEFAEKIFQDFAGKMVLVVGAGEMCELLLKHLYEEGARTIIVANRTFERAQAIADAFQGEAIKYELLGEYLSKTDIIITSTSAPHYVIHSDQVKDAIKHRRGNPMFLIDIAVPRDIEPSVGNIDNVYLYNIDDLQSVVNQNLDDRTREIEKCRAIIEKEVEHFMAKLEQIKIEPAITLLRNSFHTIGKDELSRLKPKLRNINDEEWNQVVYTMERTLNKLLHHPAKIAKQEASNGGGYRYVETIKKLFGVFHHHSSEDSNK is encoded by the coding sequence ATGAGTATTTTAGTGGTGGGACTAAATCATAAATCTGCTCCGGTTGATATCAGGGAAAAGCTTGCATTTAATAATAATTCTGTTTCAAACGCACTGTCTTTATTTTCCCAAAAATATCCTTCGTCAGAAGCAGTTATTTTATCCACCTGTAACCGCGTAGAAATGTACGCGTCGTCCGCTTCAGATGCGGTGAAATTGGAAGATATCCTCTCGTTCCTGGCGGAATTTCATAAAATCGAAGAAAATGAATTTTCCCAGTATATGTATCATTATAAAGACGACCGTGCGGTGATGCATCTCTTCCATGTGAGTTCCAGCATTGATTCTATGGTAATCGGTGAGTCGCAAATTCTTTCACAGGTTAAAGAGGCATACACACTCGCCAGCATGGAACAATCAACCGGAAAAATTCTCAATCAATTATTCCAACAGGCGTTAAATATTTCCAAAACGATACACACCAATACTTCCATAGGCCAGGGCAAGGTTTCCATAAGCTCTGTTGCTGTCGAATTTGCTGAAAAGATATTCCAGGATTTTGCCGGCAAAATGGTATTAGTGGTAGGGGCTGGTGAGATGTGTGAACTTTTGCTTAAACACCTTTATGAAGAGGGGGCGCGAACGATTATTGTAGCAAACCGTACCTTTGAACGCGCACAGGCAATTGCTGATGCATTTCAAGGTGAGGCGATTAAATATGAATTGCTCGGTGAATACCTTTCAAAGACTGATATTATTATTACTTCCACCTCAGCGCCGCATTACGTAATTCATAGCGATCAGGTGAAAGACGCAATTAAGCACCGCAGGGGGAATCCCATGTTCCTTATCGATATTGCCGTTCCCAGAGACATAGAACCGTCTGTTGGCAATATCGACAATGTGTATTTATATAATATTGATGACCTTCAATCCGTTGTAAACCAGAACCTTGACGACAGAACCCGCGAAATCGAAAAATGCCGGGCAATTATTGAAAAAGAAGTGGAACACTTCATGGCAAAGCTTGAACAAATAAAGATAGAACCTGCGATAACATTATTGAGAAACAGTTTTCACACCATCGGAAAAGATGAATTAAGCCGCTTGAAACCAAAACTGAGGAATATTAATGATGAAGAATGGAACCAGGTGGTTTACACTATGGAAAGAACCCTCAATAAACTCTTGCATCATCCTGCCAAGATAGCAAAGCAGGAAGCAAGTAACGGAGGAGGATACCGTTACGTAGAGACAATTAAAAAACTCTTTGGCGTCTTTCATCACCATTCATCAGAAGATTCAAACAAATAG
- the queC gene encoding 7-cyano-7-deazaguanine synthase QueC — translation MKGKDTAIVLASGGLDSCVTAAIANETYDLALLHINYGQRTESKELSAFHEIAAYYKVPAEQILIANIDYLKKIGGSSLTDTMIPVQEAEPDSKEIPTTYVPFRNTLFLSVAVSWAEVIGAEKVFIGAVSHDTPGYPDCKPFYYEVFNKLIDAGTKPETRIAVETPLIFKTKAEIVTLGISLKAPLHLSWSCYKNTDKACGVCNSCYLRRKAFEESGYKDPVEYA, via the coding sequence ATGAAAGGAAAAGATACTGCTATTGTGCTTGCCAGCGGCGGTTTGGATAGCTGTGTAACCGCTGCAATCGCAAATGAAACATACGATCTCGCATTATTACATATCAATTATGGACAAAGAACCGAATCAAAAGAACTTTCGGCATTCCATGAAATAGCCGCATATTACAAAGTCCCTGCCGAACAAATTCTTATTGCAAATATCGATTATCTTAAAAAAATTGGTGGTTCAAGCCTTACGGATACGATGATACCTGTTCAAGAGGCAGAGCCTGATAGCAAAGAAATTCCGACAACATACGTGCCATTCAGAAATACCCTCTTTCTTTCCGTAGCAGTTTCATGGGCAGAGGTTATCGGCGCTGAAAAGGTATTTATCGGCGCCGTTTCACACGACACCCCGGGATACCCTGATTGTAAACCATTTTATTACGAAGTGTTTAACAAATTGATTGACGCCGGAACAAAACCTGAAACCCGCATAGCGGTGGAGACTCCACTTATTTTTAAAACGAAGGCAGAGATTGTAACATTGGGTATATCATTGAAAGCGCCGCTCCATCTTAGCTGGTCATGTTACAAAAACACTGATAAGGCTTGCGGTGTGTGCAATAGCTGTTATCTAAGACGAAAGGCATTCGAAGAATCCGGATACAAAGACCCGGTTGAATATGCATGA
- a CDS encoding radical SAM protein has protein sequence MLINEIFRSIQGETSFTGLPFVFVRLTGCNLRCSYCDTQYAYDEGNEMPISSIIDKIDSFGLKSVCVTGGEPLSNHNTPVLVRELLNRNYTVLVETNGSYDVSVLPEGTIRILDVKCPDSGMSHKMCWHNISHLTKKDEVKFVLSSRNDYEWARSMISKYHLTEIAHILMNPVYGMIQPSLIASWILEDHINVRLQLQMHKYIWGPETRGV, from the coding sequence ATGTTGATTAATGAAATATTCAGGAGTATACAGGGAGAGACGTCTTTTACCGGCCTTCCGTTTGTTTTTGTCAGGTTAACCGGATGCAACTTGCGCTGCAGCTATTGTGATACGCAGTATGCCTATGATGAAGGGAATGAAATGCCAATTTCTTCCATCATTGACAAGATTGATTCATTCGGATTGAAATCAGTGTGTGTTACCGGGGGAGAACCTCTGTCAAATCACAATACACCTGTGTTGGTACGTGAATTACTTAACAGGAATTATACCGTTCTTGTTGAAACAAACGGCAGTTATGACGTCAGTGTTTTGCCCGAAGGTACAATAAGGATTTTGGATGTAAAGTGTCCAGACAGCGGTATGAGCCATAAAATGTGCTGGCACAATATATCGCATTTAACAAAAAAGGATGAGGTTAAATTTGTCCTGTCTTCACGAAACGACTATGAATGGGCAAGATCAATGATCAGTAAATATCATCTAACCGAAATTGCCCATATCTTAATGAATCCTGTTTACGGAATGATTCAACCTTCTTTAATTGCTTCATGGATTTTAGAGGATCACATTAACGTGCGGTTGCAGCTTCAGATGCATAAGTATATTTGGGGGCCGGAAACAAGGGGCGTGTAA
- a CDS encoding IS1380-like element ISCku8 family transposase, giving the protein MKNIAKKYSKRQPKIKAEMSGKGLTVHAGLLPVLNFMGKLMFRERVHEAVHKDRGANARYQFVDAVQMVVIGLIAGATSMVEVMKVCTDEVLKKMSGWKEVPVDTTIGRIMKLASQGDIVELTGVIHRFRGKIWKRAVRSGHKLRSALCEVWIDVDSTVDGVYGKQEGAEVGYNPHKKGQKAYHPLMAFIAETKEVLHSWFRCGSAYTSNGVVEFMKECMAYMNKGVRVVFRGDSGFFTGELLEYLESILAGYLIKVKLKNLEGLLEGQKWNEVKGEPGWEQAEFWYRCAGWDRARRFVAVRQLVKREKKLVEVSVYEYFCYVTTERLSPMEAHRCYGKRATCETLIEESKGQMNAGHIRTGEFLANAALFQCAVLAYNLLKWMGLLSGGVIQQWEVKTMRLWLIRVAGKLVERSRQMTLKLPEKFLHQEEWEKWERMSLDVVFQ; this is encoded by the coding sequence ATGAAGAATATAGCAAAAAAATACAGCAAAAGACAACCGAAAATCAAGGCAGAGATGAGCGGGAAAGGCTTAACGGTACATGCAGGGCTTTTACCGGTATTGAATTTTATGGGTAAGCTGATGTTCCGGGAGAGAGTCCATGAAGCGGTCCATAAGGATCGTGGAGCAAATGCCCGGTATCAGTTTGTCGATGCGGTACAAATGGTAGTGATAGGGTTGATAGCAGGGGCGACATCGATGGTAGAGGTGATGAAGGTGTGTACAGATGAGGTATTGAAGAAGATGTCCGGGTGGAAAGAGGTACCTGTAGATACTACGATAGGACGTATTATGAAGCTGGCGAGTCAGGGAGATATAGTGGAACTGACGGGGGTGATCCACCGGTTTAGGGGAAAGATATGGAAGCGTGCGGTGAGATCAGGCCATAAACTCAGGAGTGCTCTTTGCGAAGTATGGATAGATGTTGATTCTACCGTAGATGGTGTATATGGGAAACAGGAGGGTGCAGAGGTAGGATATAATCCGCACAAGAAGGGGCAGAAGGCGTATCATCCCTTAATGGCATTTATTGCAGAAACAAAGGAGGTATTACATAGTTGGTTCCGCTGTGGAAGCGCCTACACGAGTAACGGAGTAGTAGAGTTCATGAAGGAATGTATGGCGTACATGAATAAGGGGGTAAGGGTGGTATTTCGGGGAGACAGCGGTTTTTTTACCGGAGAATTACTTGAATACCTTGAGTCAATATTGGCGGGATATCTGATTAAGGTAAAGCTGAAGAATCTGGAAGGATTGCTTGAAGGGCAGAAATGGAATGAGGTGAAAGGGGAGCCAGGATGGGAACAGGCTGAATTTTGGTATCGATGTGCAGGGTGGGATCGTGCGAGACGTTTTGTGGCAGTGCGGCAATTGGTCAAAAGAGAAAAGAAATTAGTAGAAGTGTCCGTGTATGAGTATTTTTGTTACGTTACAACGGAGCGGTTAAGTCCGATGGAAGCGCATCGTTGTTATGGAAAGAGGGCTACCTGCGAGACTTTGATAGAAGAGAGTAAAGGACAGATGAATGCGGGGCACATACGTACGGGTGAATTTTTGGCCAATGCTGCGCTATTTCAGTGTGCGGTGTTAGCGTATAATCTTTTGAAGTGGATGGGATTGCTCAGTGGTGGAGTGATACAACAGTGGGAAGTAAAGACGATGAGACTGTGGTTAATCCGTGTGGCAGGGAAACTGGTGGAGAGAAGCCGGCAGATGACATTAAAATTGCCGGAGAAATTTCTCCATCAGGAGGAATGGGAAAAGTGGGAACGCATGTCACTGGATGTAGTTTTTCAGTAG
- a CDS encoding 23S rRNA (pseudouridine(1915)-N(3))-methyltransferase RlmH, translating to MEILPFQSYSCNKALPCLQDLGDTISFRIRMLFNVRFTAGDVTDIHMKIELIVTGKTEDDYLKRGISVYANRLKHYCAFNIAEISSVKPISSKSSEDVKEREAVALEKLLAPTDFVVLLDEKGRELTSVEFADFLQQKMNTGVRAVKFVSGGAYGIATQIKKRANFTLSLSLMTFSHQMVRLFFVEQLYRAMTIIRNEKYHHE from the coding sequence TTGGAAATCCTACCATTTCAATCCTATTCCTGCAACAAGGCTTTGCCTTGTTTGCAGGATTTAGGAGATACTATTTCATTTCGTATTCGGATGTTATTCAATGTACGATTTACGGCAGGGGATGTTACGGATATTCACATGAAGATTGAACTTATAGTAACAGGGAAAACGGAAGATGACTATCTGAAGAGGGGGATATCCGTTTATGCAAACAGGCTAAAGCATTATTGCGCATTTAATATTGCAGAAATTTCTTCAGTAAAACCTATTAGCAGCAAATCGTCTGAAGATGTGAAGGAAAGAGAAGCAGTTGCTCTTGAAAAATTGCTGGCGCCAACAGACTTTGTTGTACTGTTGGACGAAAAGGGCAGAGAACTGACTTCTGTTGAATTTGCTGATTTTTTACAGCAAAAGATGAATACGGGTGTAAGGGCAGTTAAATTTGTCTCCGGCGGGGCATACGGCATTGCAACACAGATAAAAAAAAGGGCAAATTTTACGTTATCATTATCACTGATGACGTTTTCTCATCAGATGGTGCGCCTGTTTTTCGTAGAGCAACTTTATAGGGCAATGACCATTATCAGGAATGAAAAATATCACCACGAATGA